The genome window ATTGGGAAGAAAAGACTAGTAAAAGTTGACCATATCGTTAGTCATTATGTCGAGACATGATTTTTGTTAATATATTAGTTAAGAGAGGGTCGTGGGCCCATTTCTAGAAGTCGGAACAGGTGATCTCCTATCGACAATTATAAAGAGTAGGTGGCTCTTAGACTTTTGCTTAGATATTGCTTACATAAGCTAGGAGTATTAAGATTATCTCtatcaattaaaaaataataaatataaatatatattgatggaattaaaaaaaatatataaaaaaaaacccGAAGCATAATTTACTGTCCTAAGTCATAGTCTTCATACAAATTTCTTTAGAAAAATTGTTCCAAGATACAATCGATCCATCTACATGCATGCTCACGAAGGATCATTAAAGATGACCCATTaccaacataaaaataaaattgaatgtacgaagaagaagaaagatgaaaTTAGAGATTTTTCCTCTGATGATGAACCAAACTTATATAACATCTAACATCTTTTGTCTAATAAGATGATTCCCTGTCGTGACTACGTAGGACTTAtcatctaataaaatgatgtcatGTCGTGGCTCCATCTTACGGAAGCACGTCGCATGGGAGACAACAAAAACAGATCGTTGCTATAAGGgcgaaaagataaaataaaaaagtcaATACATATTTAATCTTTTATGTGTTTGACTAAATAATCATATCAATCAAATTAGTTAATGTCTTTGATAGCGAGTTATAAGAAGTAAAAATGATTTTACTCAACTCCGATGCGAAACTAAAATAAAATTAGCTCATTAATGATTTAACTTCAACTCTAATGTCTTTGATAGAGAAAATTTAGAGTTCTCACGTTAGTCCATTAGCAACCGCTACAAATTTATGGGCATCGTCTTTTCCATCAATGTGGACCGATTACTTGTCCTGATGACCATCAAACATGTGATGATGTTGCTATAGAGAAGTCAAAGTCTTTACCGTGTGAATTCACACTAGGCATATCAAGTCAACTGTTCGTCCACGGTACCCTCCCATGATCTATGCAATACCTCCACCCAAGTCGAGGGCAAGCCACACTGCAACGCATCTGCATTGACTTTTGGCCATCGCCTTTGACATTTCTGGTTCTTGTGCTCTTATGTCCATATCACAACTGCTAGATATCTATTACGTCGTCCTCTTTATTAATGCAGATCCATTATTTTCCTGATCACCCCCATCAAATTCATACGAGGTTACTCTAGAGAAGTTCAAGCTTTTACTATGTGAATTCACACTCGACATTTCATGCAATTGAAGAGTCCGTCCACGAAACCCTCCTATGGTCTATATAATACCTCCACCCGAGTCGATCTTCGTGAGTCCTACCATGGAGGGCAAACCACACTGCTTCGCatctgcatgtgccttttcgccaTCGTCTTTAACGTTTCTAATTCTTGCTCTCTCATGTCCTCTGGCCTCATCGGCTTCCATATCCACCTTGAATTCAAGCAACGAGAACATCGATCGGCTCGCGCTCCTGTCCTTCAAGTCCCTCGTGTCCGATCCATTCCGAGCATTGGCCTCCTGGAACGATGAATCCCTCCGTTTCTGCCGGTGGCGAGGTGTGACATGCCGCAACCAGAGTCATCTGCCGAGGGTCACAGCTTTGGAACTGGAGTCTCTCGACTTGGCCGGTAAGATCTCTCCATCTCTGGCCAACCTCACCTTCCTCCGGAGGCTCCACCTCGCCGACAACCGACTTCACGGTCCCATCCCGCAGGAGATCGGTCTGCTTTCCCATCTTCAACGTCTAAACCTGAGCTCCAACGCTCTAAGAGGTATGATTCCGATGCCGCAACTTCAGAATTGTTTGCACCTTCAGAATCCTGAAAGCTAAGTCACAGTAGCTTCCATGGCACTGTTCAGCAACAGCCAACCTCTTCTCTCTCACTGTGGTTGATCTGTCAAACAATCTACTTGTAGGAGCCATCCCACACAACCTTGGCCGCTGCTCAGAACTACAATATATGGATTTGTCAAACAATCTCCTCGAAGGAGAGATTCCCAATGATCTCGGTGCCTTGTCAAAACTGAAAATTCTCTACCTATGGGGCAACCAGCTCAGAGGAAGCATACCTCCAGAAATTGGGAATCTTGTCAGCCTAAGAGAACTTTATTTGCATGAAAACCAACTCACGGGCAAAATCCCATTGGAGATTGGGAACCTTTCGAATCTGACTATTCTTCACATGCCCTTCAATAAGATTTCGGGATCTGTTCCTTCAGAGATTGGGAACCTTGCCAGACTCGAACAACTTTACTTGGATAGCAACCAAATCACCGGCGTCATTCCTGCCTCGATAGGGAACTTGACTTCTCTTATTTGGCTTCAACTCTCGTATAatcaacttgtaggagacatccCACCCAACCTTAGTCACTGTTCAGAACTACAATATATTTATTTGGAGAATAATACACTTGAAGGAAAGATTCCGAGCGATATTAAATCGTTGACAAACTTGAAAGTTCTCTCCCTTGGGGACAACCGTCTCACAGGAAGCATTCCTTCGGAAATTGGAAACCTTGTGAATTTGAATGATCTcagtttgtataggaacaaactcACTGGAATTATACCATCTGAGATTGGAAACCTCGTGAATCTAACTGTTCTCGATTTACTGTCCAATGGCTTTGTGGGCCCAGTTCCTGCAGCGATCGGAAACCTCACTTCCCTCACTTATCTTGGAGTGCAATTCAACAATCTTGGAGGGGTCATCCCACCCTCCATTTGGAACCTCTCCTCTCTCAGAACCTTAGAGCTCGAGAACAACAATTTTACTGGGTCTATTCCGCCGGATATGGGAATCACTCTTCCCCTTCTTAAACGACTACACATCAACGACAACCAGTTTTACGGGCCTCTTCCAATTTCACTGTCGAATGCTACCAACCTCATCGACATTCAACTATATAAGAACAGATTCACAGGCACCATACCCAGAGGTTTGGGATCCTTACAGAAGGTATATCACTTTGATCTTCGTTATAATCAGCTAGAAGCAAGGAATGCTGTCGAATGGGGCTTCCTGGATGATTTAGTCAACTGTAGCAGCCTGAAATATTTGCAAATAACAAGCAACAAGCTCGGAGGCTTCCTGCCACGATCGATCGGCAATTTTTCTACAACCCTGGAATGGATTGAAATCGACGACAACCACATATCTGGAAGCATTCCTGCAGAGATCGGCAACCTGGTTTCTTTGACCTTGGTTCGGATGAACTCAAACCTTTTCACAGGTAAAATCCCTGCAACAGTTGGAAACCTTTCGAATTTACATATAATGGACTTGAGTAGGAACTGCTTCACAGGAGAAATCCCAGCAACCCTTGGCAATCTAACTCGGCTAATCGAACTCCGCCTGCATTCCAATGAACTGCAAGGTCCCTTACCTCCGAGTCTTGGAAACTGCCCTCTGAAACTCTTGGATCTTTCATTCAACCAGCTAAATGGCACGGTACCCAAAGAAATACTGTCCATCCCCACCCTCACCAGGTTCCTTAATGTTTCCTACAACTCACTGGCAGGATCTCTGACTCCTCAAGTTGGAAACATGAAAAATATTGGTCAATTCGACATCTCTGGCAACAGACTATCAGGTACCATTCCAAGGACCCTTGGTGACTGTCAACAACTCGATAGTCTTGACATGGCAGGGAATTCATTCCAGGGATCAATCCCTTCGTCATTTAGCCAGCTGAAGGGGCTCCAATCGCTGGATCTTTCAAGAAACAACTTGTCCGGGCTCATACCAGAATTTCTTGGGAATTTTAAGTTCTTGAGCTATCTGAATCTCTCATTCAACAATTTTGAGGGTGAGCTTCCAAAACATGGCATCTTCACAAACCTCAGTGCGTTCTCTGTGCTTGGAAATAGTAAGCTTTGTGGGGGTTTCCAAGCTCTGAACCTGCCTCCCTGCCCCACCAGGTCGTCACATTTATCCCGGAAGCTGGTAGCCGCGATCTCAGTTGCCGGGGGAATAATATGCCTAATCTTTCTCCTCGCTTTGTTTGGCATTCATCGTTGGATACGTAAGTCGAAGAAGGAGCCTCGTGCCGCAGACAACAGAATGGTTCCACATATGATGGTCACATATGCCGAGTTGCTAAGAGCTACAGATGGTTTCTCTTCTGCTAATCTCGTTGGCGTGGGAAGCTTTGGTTCGGTGTACAAAGGGTTACTCAATTATGAGGAATACCAACTTGTTGCCGTCAAGGTACTCAACCTCCAACAGAGAGGAGCTTCAAGGAGCTTCGTTGCTGAATGCGAAGCGCTGAGAAATGTCCGGCATCGGAACCTCGTCATGATTTTAACAGCTTGCGTAACTACAGATTACCGGGGAAATGATTTCAAAGCTTTGCTTTATGAGTTCATGCCGAATGGGAGCTTAGAGAAGTGGGTGCATCCAGAAGCAAACGAGCAAGGTCAGACGCGGGCGTTAAGCCTCATCAAAAGGTTAAATATATTGATCGATGTGGCCTCCGCATTAGATTACCTCCACCACCATGGGCCAGAGCCGATTGTCCACTGCGACATAAAGCCAAGCAATGTTCTTTTGGACCATGACATGGTAGCTCATGTTGGAGACTTTGGATTGGCGAGGTTCCTCAACAGCAGCCCCGTTGAAGCATCTCAAAGATCTTCTACCTCCATGATATTCAAGGGGTCCATCGGTTACGTTGCTCCAGGTACATTGCTTTAACCAAGAGCAGAATATGTTATTTCTTTATGCCATTACTTGCGCAGTTGTGTTTCTCAAGTTCTTCTCTTTGTACATTTAACCTACCGATTCATGATACAGAGTATGGAGTGGCCAACAAAGTTTCGGTCGAAGGGGATGTCTATAGTTACGGGATACTTCTGCTGGAAACACTCACGGGGAAGAGGCCTACCGGTGAAAGTTTCATGGACGGTCTCAGCCTTCCTATATATGTGGAGATGGCACTCCCGGAGCGGGTCTCCGAAATCATCGATCCAAACCTGCACTTTGAGGAAGGTGAAGCTGCAAATGGTCACATTCAAGGCACCGATTACATTCGAGACAAAGCAGTGGAGTACGTGAACTTGTCGCTCAGGATCGGCGTCAGGTGTGCCAAGGAATCCCCACAAGAACGAATGCAGATGCGAGATGTCATCAGTGAATTAACTGAAATCAGGAACGGATGGCTCCACCACTAGATTATGATCCGGAATTGGGAAGCACAAGGGATTGTTGGAGAGGTTGCTTGCTCGATccttcttaataataataataataataaaagtagcTGTgtggtattttttttcttttattttctttttctcactCACCTAATTAATATACGGTGCTTCACAAGCTAGTCCCGTGGACTCAGTTGTATGATACTTTTCTTATGTAGAGTTCATCATTAAACTGCATCAAGCTACATGGTAACCGAGTGAAAAATCTTTTGTCATTCTAAATCTGTAGTGACCTGAATTGATGGGTGTGAAGAGAACAAATGGTCCACTTAGCGCAACAGATTTCAATCTATATCCATAtccacacaaaaaagaaaaagcccTATAAAAGATCGAACATGAGGAAAAACGAAAGCCAATGAGAGAACTTAGAATTCCAATGTTAAAAGAACACGAGGACACCAATTTCCAAATTAATGGATCACTACAAAATGAGCTTAGCTTCCCAAATGCCCACGAAGAAAAACGAGAGCCCATTAGAAAAGATAACCCTAGCAAGGACACCAAGGAATGCCGGTCCAAAACGAAAGTTCTCTCACTTGGGACGTGCTATATTTCCCTGCAAAATTGTGCGAATAAACATAAGTTTTAAAAGAGCATATATGCTAATTTTGATATTCCTAAAAGACTACATGAAataaaattaatgaaacaaaaaatacaaGATTGTCCATCACGTGCTTTCATTATCCAACATAATGAAATATAGATTGCATAATGCCCGAGTTTCACACATGTTCAGCTACAACTAATAATTTTGTAATCGATCTTAAGTGAATCTTaagatttgaatgaattttaatatgattaaagtaataaattttaaattttaaatctcaTGTATATGGAAGATAATAAGTTACTTAAGTATGGATGgagtaattaaaaattaaatagagctacaaataaaaaataatgttatACTAAATGTTGAGATATATAAGTGAGATTTATGAATGAGCATagataaaaaatatcatttttattaaactaaattaaactcaattgaaTTTGCTACAACATTAGAATTATTTTAGTAAAACGAAAC of Musa acuminata AAA Group cultivar baxijiao chromosome BXJ1-7, Cavendish_Baxijiao_AAA, whole genome shotgun sequence contains these proteins:
- the LOC103991870 gene encoding receptor kinase-like protein Xa21, with translation MEGKPHCFASACAFSPSSLTFLILALSCPLASSASISTLNSSNENIDRLALLSFKSLVSDPFRALASWNDESLRFCRWRGVTCRNQSHLPRVTALELESLDLAGKISPSLANLTFLRRLHLADNRLHGPIPQEIGLLSHLQRLNLSSNALRGAIPHNLGRCSELQYMDLSNNLLEGEIPNDLGALSKLKILYLWGNQLRGSIPPEIGNLVSLRELYLHENQLTGKIPLEIGNLSNLTILHMPFNKISGSVPSEIGNLARLEQLYLDSNQITGVIPASIGNLTSLIWLQLSYNQLVGDIPPNLSHCSELQYIYLENNTLEGKIPSDIKSLTNLKVLSLGDNRLTGSIPSEIGNLVNLNDLSLYRNKLTGIIPSEIGNLVNLTVLDLLSNGFVGPVPAAIGNLTSLTYLGVQFNNLGGVIPPSIWNLSSLRTLELENNNFTGSIPPDMGITLPLLKRLHINDNQFYGPLPISLSNATNLIDIQLYKNRFTGTIPRGLGSLQKVYHFDLRYNQLEARNAVEWGFLDDLVNCSSLKYLQITSNKLGGFLPRSIGNFSTTLEWIEIDDNHISGSIPAEIGNLVSLTLVRMNSNLFTGKIPATVGNLSNLHIMDLSRNCFTGEIPATLGNLTRLIELRLHSNELQGPLPPSLGNCPLKLLDLSFNQLNGTVPKEILSIPTLTRFLNVSYNSLAGSLTPQVGNMKNIGQFDISGNRLSGTIPRTLGDCQQLDSLDMAGNSFQGSIPSSFSQLKGLQSLDLSRNNLSGLIPEFLGNFKFLSYLNLSFNNFEGELPKHGIFTNLSAFSVLGNSKLCGGFQALNLPPCPTRSSHLSRKLVAAISVAGGIICLIFLLALFGIHRWIRKSKKEPRAADNRMVPHMMVTYAELLRATDGFSSANLVGVGSFGSVYKGLLNYEEYQLVAVKVLNLQQRGASRSFVAECEALRNVRHRNLVMILTACVTTDYRGNDFKALLYEFMPNGSLEKWVHPEANEQGQTRALSLIKRLNILIDVASALDYLHHHGPEPIVHCDIKPSNVLLDHDMVAHVGDFGLARFLNSSPVEASQRSSTSMIFKGSIGYVAPEYGVANKVSVEGDVYSYGILLLETLTGKRPTGESFMDGLSLPIYVEMALPERVSEIIDPNLHFEEGEAANGHIQGTDYIRDKAVEYVNLSLRIGVRCAKESPQERMQMRDVISELTEIRNGWLHH